A DNA window from Ostrea edulis chromosome 5, xbOstEdul1.1, whole genome shotgun sequence contains the following coding sequences:
- the LOC125649496 gene encoding uncharacterized protein LOC125649496, translating to MGCASSASVIPHRPPPNCPVQKEGYILYSASQGGNWKTYLFRLYQDSTFIWHGSGSEELGSVKLKDIAPLIAIGQNCLNVPKRPEIPAGQSINRMMAYPFNYARGTHRKDMKINWILYRGDDEMQQWMQALGAVLPPPPQPQQNGQPVQGQAPPQGQPPPPGFQPHVVNGHVQNGYPPAQPMYNPQPNGYPVQQQQQPGHTTVVVNQHHHVPQHNTSSGDGFATGLLMGGALGWGMGYGWGHGPRYHGWGYGSWGSFHSHGSFGSGHFGGGCGGGGCGGGGCGGGGCGGGGCGGGGCGGGGCGGGCGGGCGG from the exons ATGGGATGCGCATCTAGTGCCTCAGTTATAC CACATCGACCACCACCAAATTGCCCTGTCCAAAAAGAAGGCTATATTCTATATTCTGCTTCACAAG GTGGAAACTGGAAGACTTACTTATTTAGGCTGTATCAGGACAGTACATTTATTTGGCATGGAAGCGGCAGTGAAGAGCTGGGTTCTGTGAAGCTAAAG GACATAGCTCCACTGATTGCTATTGGACAGAATTGTCTAAATGTTCCCAAGAGACCAGAAATTCCCGCGGGCCAGAGCATTAATCGTATGATGGCTTACCCCTTTAACTATGCAAGGGGGACGCACCGTAAGGACATGAAGATCAACTGGATTTTATACAGAGGGGACGATGAAATGCA GCAGTGGATGCAGGCACTAGGAGCTGTG TTACCACCACCACCCCAGCCACAACAAAATGGACAACCCGTCCAAGGTCAGGCTCCACCCCAAGGTCAGCCCCCACCCCCAGGCTTCCAGCCTCATGTGGTGAATGGCCATGTACAGAATGGTTATCCACCTGCCCAGCCCATGTACAACCCCCAACCTAATGGGTATCCTGTCCAGCAACAGCAACAGCCAGGTCACACGACGGTGGTGGTCAACCAGCACCACCATGTGCCACAACATAACACCAGCTCTGGTGATGGTTTTGCTACAG GTCTGCTGATGGGAGGAGCTCTGGGCTGGGGCATGGGGTACGGCTGGGGACATGGTCCACGGTATCATGGATGGGGATATGGAAGCTGGGGATCGTTTCATTCCCACGGAAGTTTTGGAAGTGGTCATTTTGGAGGAGGTTGCGGGGGCGGGGGTTGTGGGGGCGGCGGTTGCGGGGGTGGAGGTTGCGGCGGCGGAGGTTGTGGGGGCGGTGGTTGCGGCGGCGGAGGGTGCGGGGGCGGTTGTGGAGGAGGTTGTGGCGGGTAG